CAACCGGGAGCATAAATTAGTTAAAAAAATCCCGGATAACGTCGATTTAGCAAAATTCGGTTATTTAAAATACAAAGGCAATTACCGAGGCGCTCCCGTAGAAGCGAGTTTTTCTCATGATGGTAAATATGCCTGGGTATCTAACTACCAAATGTACGGTCGTGGCTTTAGCAATCCAGGGAACGATCGCTGTAGTCCATCGCCAAGACTCGACCAAAGTTTCCTGTATCGAATTAACACCAAAACCCTTCAGATCGAAAAAGTCATCCAAGTCGGATCTGTGCCCAAATTTGTCGCCACGACACCCGATAATCGCTTAGTATTGGTGAGTAACTGGTGCAGTTGGGACTTGAGCCTCGTCGATACCAATAAAAATAAGGAATTCAAACGAATTAAACTGGGTGCATACCCGCGTGGAATTGTCGTCGATGCCAATTCGCAAAAAGCCTACGTCGCCATCATGGGTTCTTCTGACATCGCTCAAGTAGACCTGAAAAATTACTCCGTGAAATGGCTGAGAAATATCGGTCGAGCGCCTCGCCATTTGAATATAGACCCTGCCGGAAAATTTATCTACGCCACTTTGAATAATGAAGGTAAAATAGCCAAAATTGCATTGCCACAAGGTAAAGTAGTAGGTAAAGTTTATTCGGGTTCCGCTCCCCGCAGTATGATTATATCAGATGACGGACAAGTGCTTTACGTTGTTAACTACAACGAAAGTTCTGTCAGTAAAATTCGCACTTCCGATATGAAAGTACTGCAAAAAGTTCGCGTTGCTCCCAATCCGATCGGCATTACTTACGATCCGCAAAAAAGAGAAGTTTGGGTAGCTTGTTATTCCGGTCAAATCATGGTATTTCAGGATTAAGTTTTCCTATTTTCCAGAAACCCGGTTTTTTCAACAAACCGGGTTTCTCTGTACCTCACTCATCTAAAAAAAGCTAAAATTGGTATGGGTGGGCAAGGTTGAAGAATCGGCGTAAGGAGGCTAGAGCTATGACCCCAACTCAATTGGGTGTCTCTAAATCTTCCGATTTGTACGAAACGGATTTCTATGCTTGGACTGTCGAGCAAGCAAAGTTTTTGCGAGATGGTGCCTGGGATAGTTTAGATGTTCCGAATTTAGTTGAGGAGATTGAATCTTTGGGCAAACAAGACCGCAGGGAGTTGAGGAATCGCTTAAGGGTTTTAGTAGGGCATCTGCTGAAGTGGGAATATCAAAGAGGTAAGCGTTCTAAGAGTTGGTCGAACACTATCCACGAACAACGTTATCAAATTAAAGAACTTATAAAAGAAAGCCCTAGTTTAAAACCTTACTTGCACGATGCTGTGGTTGAAATTTACAGCGATGCGCTTTCTTTGGCAGTGCGCGAAACTTCTTTAGATTCTAGTTGTTTCCCTCAAGAATGCCCTTACAACCTGGATCTGATTCTGGAAAAAGATTTTTTCCCTGGCGAGCAAACTGAATCGGATTCAATCGATTAATGAACGCATTTATAGCTAGGGACTAGGGCGTCGGGGCTAGGGACTAGGGGAAGAAGGGATAATGAACGTTCTTAATTCCTGAAACCCTTAATTCGACGCTCTTCTTCCCCTAACCCCTAACCCCTAACCCCTAGCCTCTTAAAAATTAAAGCTAGTCCGAACTAACCCGACCCATTGCGTGTCGTTGTAACTATCATTTTCAGGATTAATCACAACCCAAAATCCAGGAGTAATAGAAATGTTGTCATTCACCTGAAAGCGATAGAAAGCTTCAATGTGATATGATGTATCTGGCTCATCGCGCACATCGCTGCTAGTAACTCGCGGTGGCAAACCTACCAAAATTCCCGGTAAGTTGCCTTCACCTCCTACATCTGGGAAACTGAAACCGATCGCACCATACAAAACATCGGCATTCGCACCGCGATCGACATTAAGCACATCCGCACTACCCCTACCATTAGAAACGTTGCTCATCCCAGAACTTTCGGCATTGGCGCGAGTATAAACCCCCCAACCATGAACTTGAAAGTGTGGAGAAAAGTGATAGAATCCTTGTATACCCACAGAATCGCTGGATGTAGCAATATTATCGCCAAACGGCCCCGAAGCTAAAAAACTGCCCGTACTTGCACTGAGATCCACTTCTCCTCCGGGTGCATAAGAACGGGAATAAGCTACACCAATTGCTCCCCAATCGCGATAATAGGCAAGCTGAGCTAGAGCGTGGTAGGAACCGTTGAACAGTCCATTTTTTGGGGTGGGAATATTGACATCAGGTACTAAATAGCCGAGAGTTAAAATCAGATCTTTACTGATATTCCAGTTAATCGCACCACCGCCACCGCCGCGACGGTAAAGGGGACTGTATTCTCCAAACTTGGAGGGAATTCCCAAACTATCACTGGCGATCGTAGGCGGAGTGAGAGTGTTCGTAATATCTGTGTAACCGATACCAACTGTACCGAAAGTAACTGAGAGATTAGAAGTAATTGGGGTGATATACAGCAAGTGAGGAATGGTAACGTCATTATTTTCATTACCATCAAAGTTCAATCGCGTCATATTTGTACCCGTTTGTTCGGCAATATTATTGCCAAAGTTGCCAAATTCCAGACGGGTTCTCAACAAATCGCGACCTGTGAAGCTGGTTTCCAGATTTAATCGACCTCGATTGGCAACAATGGTGTTAGTGCGATCGCCACCACCACCAACGCGATCGCCAAAGGTATCTGTTACGGCAACGATAATTTCCGCATTTAACTTAGTCGTTGCAGAAAACTGATTCGCTTCTAATTGTGCTGTGCGTGCTTCTAGAGTATCTACTCGACCGCGCAATGTCGCTAATTCAGTTGTAAATTCTGCTTGCAGCCTTTGCAAAGTTGCTAAATCTTCCTGAGTAACTAAGTTTGTCGTTCCTGTCCCAATCAGTTCCCTAATGCGATCGAGGCAAGCATTCAATCCGGCGGCAAATTCGTATCGCGTCATCGCACGGTTACCTCTATATGTGCGTTCTGGATAACCTTCGATGCAGCCGTAGCGTTCTACCAGAGATTGCAGTGCCTGAAATGCCCAGTCCGTGGGTTGCACATCGGAGAGTTGAGAGACAGAGGTTACTTGTGCAAAGGCGTCTTTAGGTGTAGCTAAAGTGGCAGATGGCGTTAGTAGAAATAGTACAGGTGATGCTAGTAGAAAAGCTAGCAATCTGTAAGAGCAATACTTAAGTTGCATAAATAATTTCCTCTCATTGAATAGGATTTATCTAGGGGTTAGGGGATAGGGGCTAGGGGCTAGGGAAGAGTGGAGAGGGAAAAGGGGTTAGGGGATAGGGGCTAGGGGCTAGGGAAGAGTGGAGAGGGAAAAGGGGCTAGAAGTAGTAAGTTAGGAAACTAACCAGCTCCATAGTGTTGGGTTTCGCTGCTGCTCAACCCAACCTACAATCTACTTGCGATGAAATTCAAAATTTATCAAGCATGACTAGAACGGGTGCGAAGTCTGTCAATAGTCACGGCGATAATAATCACCAAACCTTTCACAACTAATTGCCAGAAAAATGATATGTTCATCAAGGTTAATCCATTGTTGAGGAGAGCAATAATTAAAGCTCCCAATAAGGTTCCCCAGATGGTGCCAATTCCACCGGTGAAGCTCGTTCCTCCCAAAATTACGGCGGCGATCGCATCGAGTTCGTAGCCTTGTCCCAACATACCCGTCGCACTGTAGAGACGCGACGCGCTCATAATACCGCCCAAACCGGAAAGCAACCCGCTGATGCCATAAACAAGTAACAGCACCCGACTGACTTTAATTCCCGTCAATCTCGCTGCCCGTGCGTTACCGCCAACAGCGTAAATATGCCGCCCAAAAACAGTCCTTCTTAAGACAAACCAACTAGCTACAATTGCTAGCAAAGCAATAATAACCAGCCACGGAATCGGGCCGAGATAATTGTTGCCAATCCAAGCAAAATTGAGATTTCGATTAATAACTGTAGTGCCATTGGCAACTAAATAAGCAACACCTCGCAATCCCGTGTAGGAACCCAAGGTGACGATGAAGGGAGGCAAACCCAAATAGGCAATCAGCGCTCCGTTAATTAAGCCCAAACACAATCCCGCTAATAAAGCAGCGGGTACGGCGAACCAACCCAAACCTGGAATTAACGAAACAAGCACTGCAACTACTGCCGTTACGCCCAAAATTGACCCGACTGAAAGGTCAATTCCTCCCGTTAAAATCACAAATGTCATGCCAGTAGCTAGGACAATATTAATAGATGCCTGCCGAATGACATTAATTAAATTTCCCAGTGAAAGAAAGTTGGGCGTGACAATCGAAAAAACGATACAAATGATGAGCAAAATTGGCAGTATACCGGCGACTTGGAGAAAATTTCGCCAAGCTTCGCGTTTGCCTGCTTTGTTGCGATCGCTTTCTCGATTTCTGGTAGTTTTTACTTGGGTTTGACTCACGATTTTTCTACCTCCCTTGCTCCGGTGGCGTAAGCCATAATGTTTTCTTGGGTAATCTTTTCTCCTGTGGAACCGCCCACTTCACCAACGAGGTGTCCCGCACGCATGACTAATACGCGATCGCTCATTCCCACAACTTCCGGAAGTTCGCTGGAAATCATTAAAATGGCGACTCCTTTGGCAGCTAGCTCGGCCATAATGCGATAAATTTCGCTTTTTGCACCGATGTCTACACCTCGCGTTGGCTCGTCTAGGATCAGTACCTTGGGGTTAATTGCCAACCAACGCGCTAGCAATAATTTCTGCTGATTTCCTCCTGATAAATCCACGGCTCTGATGCTCGGACTGGCCAGACGAATCTGCAAATTGTTAATCGCATCATTCGTAATTTTTGAAAGTGCGTTTGAGTCGATAATGCCAGCTTTTGCTTCTCGGACGAGAACATTCATGATGATGTTTTCATGAGAACTCATTTCCAGAAATAATCCCAAATCTTTACGGTCTTCTGGAACGTAAGCAATTCCCTGTTCGATCGCATCATCTGGTGTCGCAATATTGAGATGACGACCTTGCAGTTTGATTTCACCGCTCGTCTTTTTGTCAGCACCAAAAATCAGACGGGCAATCTCTGTTCTACCAGCGCCAACCAAACCTGCTAAACCAACAATTTCGCCTGCATGAAGTTGAAAACTGACAAACTTTACTTTGCGTCCATCGCTTAAATTTGTTACCTCAAGTACGACGGGACCGACAGTTGATTGACGTTTATGTTCGTACAAATCTTCTAAAGGACGACCCACCATCATTTCCACGAGGCGAGGGGCAGAAATTTCCCTTTTTTCCAGAGAACCGATGTATCCGCCATCACGCAATACGCTGACGCGATCGGCAAGCGCATAAATCTCTTCCATCCGATGGCTAATATAGATAATAGCGATGCCTTCATTCCGCAACCGACGAACGACCTCGAAAAGTTTTTCTGTCTCTCGTTCTGAAAGCGCTGCTGTGGGTTCATCCATCACCAGGATGCGACTTTTGTCTTTGAGCGCTCTAGCTATTTCCACTTGTTGCTGTTCGGCAATTGAAAGTGTGGAAACAAGGTTTTCCGCATCAAAACTCGCGTCCAAGTTTTCCAGTATCTCACCTGCCTTACGCCGCATTCCTTCTCGATCGATCGCGCCATGTTTTGTAAGCTCTCGACCCATAAAAATGTTTTCGGCAACTGTCAAATTGGGGGCGAGATGGATTTCTTGATAAATAATGGCGATGCCCAAATCTCTGGCTTGACCGGGGTTGGTCATTTTAATAGGTCGATCGTCAATTCGGATTTCTCCCGCATCGGCTATGTAGGCTCCTGCCAAAATTTTCATTAACGTACTTTTGCCTGCACCATTTTCACCCATGAGTGCGTGAACTTCGCCAGGGTAAATTGTGAGGTTGACATCGTGCAAAGCAGTAAAGCCATGAAAGGTTTTGGTAATGCCTTGCATCTGTAGTACGGGTTTTGTTTGAGTTGCTGTTTCCCGGATATTTACCATGAAAAATCGCCTCTTGTCAGTAACAAATAAAGACGTTTTATTTTGATTTTTGACCGAATACAAACGGTTTAAAACCTCCCATTACAAGGGTTATCATCAAAAAAAATCCTAATTTTAAGATCCGCATTTTCAAGGCGGAGCCAATCCAAAATCCAAAATCCAAAATCCAAAATCCAAAATTGTTTTTATTGACTGCTCCAGCCTTTATAATCTTTAACGTTTTCGCGAGTGATGAGTTTGACTGGAATTAGAATGTTTGGATTGGCAGGCTTTTTGCCTT
This is a stretch of genomic DNA from Aerosakkonema funiforme FACHB-1375. It encodes these proteins:
- a CDS encoding YncE family protein gives rise to the protein MTQQITPLQTLLSQAQQGDPDAIAALINQVVWKKGIAATVSRDGTCLDVTLISDQVYTQEGCINFIYQGISRLGIVPIRYVRVVARQTNIETPLWSQTIELPLADSTPNATPPVITLPVVEAKPKRKKLTTRYKKRVRLLWLGGIIWVLIAALGVAVRYQIENQKATAPKKQTPIQQPTAITNKPAPKPRPTTAAKPAVKPKTQTRMKLEKTIAGGISPKSVVHSGQGLFFAQNMMYSHTITVYNREHKLVKKIPDNVDLAKFGYLKYKGNYRGAPVEASFSHDGKYAWVSNYQMYGRGFSNPGNDRCSPSPRLDQSFLYRINTKTLQIEKVIQVGSVPKFVATTPDNRLVLVSNWCSWDLSLVDTNKNKEFKRIKLGAYPRGIVVDANSQKAYVAIMGSSDIAQVDLKNYSVKWLRNIGRAPRHLNIDPAGKFIYATLNNEGKIAKIALPQGKVVGKVYSGSAPRSMIISDDGQVLYVVNYNESSVSKIRTSDMKVLQKVRVAPNPIGITYDPQKREVWVACYSGQIMVFQD
- a CDS encoding DUF29 domain-containing protein, coding for MTPTQLGVSKSSDLYETDFYAWTVEQAKFLRDGAWDSLDVPNLVEEIESLGKQDRRELRNRLRVLVGHLLKWEYQRGKRSKSWSNTIHEQRYQIKELIKESPSLKPYLHDAVVEIYSDALSLAVRETSLDSSCFPQECPYNLDLILEKDFFPGEQTESDSID
- a CDS encoding iron uptake porin is translated as MQLKYCSYRLLAFLLASPVLFLLTPSATLATPKDAFAQVTSVSQLSDVQPTDWAFQALQSLVERYGCIEGYPERTYRGNRAMTRYEFAAGLNACLDRIRELIGTGTTNLVTQEDLATLQRLQAEFTTELATLRGRVDTLEARTAQLEANQFSATTKLNAEIIVAVTDTFGDRVGGGGDRTNTIVANRGRLNLETSFTGRDLLRTRLEFGNFGNNIAEQTGTNMTRLNFDGNENNDVTIPHLLYITPITSNLSVTFGTVGIGYTDITNTLTPPTIASDSLGIPSKFGEYSPLYRRGGGGGAINWNISKDLILTLGYLVPDVNIPTPKNGLFNGSYHALAQLAYYRDWGAIGVAYSRSYAPGGEVDLSASTGSFLASGPFGDNIATSSDSVGIQGFYHFSPHFQVHGWGVYTRANAESSGMSNVSNGRGSADVLNVDRGANADVLYGAIGFSFPDVGGEGNLPGILVGLPPRVTSSDVRDEPDTSYHIEAFYRFQVNDNISITPGFWVVINPENDSYNDTQWVGLVRTSFNF
- a CDS encoding ABC transporter permease subunit, producing MSQTQVKTTRNRESDRNKAGKREAWRNFLQVAGILPILLIICIVFSIVTPNFLSLGNLINVIRQASINIVLATGMTFVILTGGIDLSVGSILGVTAVVAVLVSLIPGLGWFAVPAALLAGLCLGLINGALIAYLGLPPFIVTLGSYTGLRGVAYLVANGTTVINRNLNFAWIGNNYLGPIPWLVIIALLAIVASWFVLRRTVFGRHIYAVGGNARAARLTGIKVSRVLLLVYGISGLLSGLGGIMSASRLYSATGMLGQGYELDAIAAVILGGTSFTGGIGTIWGTLLGALIIALLNNGLTLMNISFFWQLVVKGLVIIIAVTIDRLRTRSSHA
- a CDS encoding sugar ABC transporter ATP-binding protein, producing the protein MVNIRETATQTKPVLQMQGITKTFHGFTALHDVNLTIYPGEVHALMGENGAGKSTLMKILAGAYIADAGEIRIDDRPIKMTNPGQARDLGIAIIYQEIHLAPNLTVAENIFMGRELTKHGAIDREGMRRKAGEILENLDASFDAENLVSTLSIAEQQQVEIARALKDKSRILVMDEPTAALSERETEKLFEVVRRLRNEGIAIIYISHRMEEIYALADRVSVLRDGGYIGSLEKREISAPRLVEMMVGRPLEDLYEHKRQSTVGPVVLEVTNLSDGRKVKFVSFQLHAGEIVGLAGLVGAGRTEIARLIFGADKKTSGEIKLQGRHLNIATPDDAIEQGIAYVPEDRKDLGLFLEMSSHENIIMNVLVREAKAGIIDSNALSKITNDAINNLQIRLASPSIRAVDLSGGNQQKLLLARWLAINPKVLILDEPTRGVDIGAKSEIYRIMAELAAKGVAILMISSELPEVVGMSDRVLVMRAGHLVGEVGGSTGEKITQENIMAYATGAREVEKS